A stretch of the Planktothricoides raciborskii GIHE-MW2 genome encodes the following:
- a CDS encoding iron uptake porin has protein sequence MLKLFWSGLRSSPAALGALLLLSNSALAQTTPEVSNIDTTESSSTSLVADPASDILQKIEQYNPIDLSQGGDEPLGQVNAVNQLRDVRPTDWAFQALQNLAQRHQCLLAYPDNTYRGNRAMTRYEFAAGLDACLEQIQRQLATLDTGVSARDMETLRRLQEEFAGELTILRRQVDALEVRTAELEANQFSTTTKLNGEVIFALADAFGDQEPASNIAGGENVQTSFGYRVRMNFDTSFTGKDRLRTRLQAVDVARLDRPTGTSMSRLAFDGDGGSAITLDRLDYRFPLSDTVRVNLGAAGFVADRFVPLLNPLFDSSENGAISRFGRYNPAVYRTAGDTAGIGFEITPSKQFRVDLGYFSSNSGSPIPKNGLFNGAHSALGQITVSPTENIDLAFTYVNSYAPGDDVNVTGTTGSRNAFRPFGSVATSGNHFGLQTSINFNQVTLSAWGGYVSAEAKDGPNEGNKADIWNWLVLLGVEDLGVEGDQLGFIFGMPPKLTDIDNGTSDPSTSLHFETLYRYPLSNNINITPGFMVITNPNHDDNNDTVWIGTVRTTFKF, from the coding sequence ATGTTAAAACTATTTTGGTCAGGACTACGATCCAGTCCCGCAGCCCTGGGTGCTTTACTACTGTTGTCTAACTCAGCCTTGGCTCAAACGACACCAGAAGTCTCAAATATCGATACGACTGAATCCTCGTCAACTTCTCTGGTTGCCGATCCCGCCTCTGACATTCTGCAAAAAATTGAACAATATAATCCCATTGACTTATCTCAGGGAGGGGATGAACCCCTTGGGCAAGTTAATGCCGTCAATCAGTTGCGCGATGTTCGCCCCACTGACTGGGCTTTTCAAGCATTGCAAAACCTGGCGCAACGCCACCAATGTCTGTTGGCATACCCAGATAATACCTACCGGGGCAACCGGGCCATGACTCGTTACGAGTTTGCCGCTGGTTTGGATGCTTGCTTAGAGCAAATCCAACGACAGCTTGCCACCTTGGATACCGGCGTTTCCGCACGAGACATGGAAACCTTACGGCGCTTGCAAGAAGAATTTGCCGGAGAACTGACAATTCTCCGCCGCCAAGTTGATGCCCTAGAAGTCCGCACTGCTGAACTCGAAGCCAATCAGTTTTCCACCACTACTAAACTCAATGGAGAAGTGATTTTTGCTCTTGCTGATGCTTTTGGCGATCAAGAGCCCGCTTCCAATATTGCCGGTGGTGAAAATGTCCAAACCTCTTTTGGTTATCGGGTGCGGATGAATTTCGACACCAGCTTTACCGGCAAAGACCGTTTGCGAACTCGTTTACAAGCCGTAGATGTTGCTCGCTTAGATCGCCCAACCGGGACATCCATGTCTCGTCTAGCTTTTGACGGAGATGGTGGTTCAGCGATTACTTTGGATCGTTTAGATTATCGATTCCCCCTGAGCGATACTGTGCGAGTGAATCTTGGTGCTGCTGGCTTCGTGGCAGACCGATTTGTTCCGCTTCTCAACCCTCTGTTTGATAGTAGTGAGAATGGCGCGATCTCTCGCTTTGGACGTTATAACCCTGCGGTTTATCGAACCGCAGGAGATACTGCGGGGATTGGATTTGAAATTACCCCCAGTAAACAATTCCGCGTAGACTTGGGTTATTTTTCTAGCAATAGCGGCAGTCCCATCCCCAAAAATGGCTTGTTCAATGGCGCCCATAGTGCATTGGGTCAGATCACTGTATCTCCCACAGAAAATATCGATTTAGCTTTTACCTATGTCAACTCCTACGCCCCAGGTGATGACGTAAATGTCACTGGCACCACCGGCAGTCGCAATGCTTTTCGGCCTTTTGGCAGCGTTGCCACGTCTGGCAACCATTTTGGCTTGCAAACCAGTATTAACTTTAACCAAGTGACCCTTTCTGCCTGGGGTGGTTATGTCTCTGCTGAGGCTAAAGATGGTCCTAATGAAGGAAATAAAGCGGATATCTGGAACTGGTTGGTCTTGCTAGGGGTAGAAGATTTAGGCGTTGAAGGAGATCAGCTAGGTTTTATCTTTGGGATGCCCCCGAAATTGACTGATATCGATAATGGAACCAGCGATCCCAGCACTTCTTTGCACTTTGAAACCTTATATCGCTATCCCTTGAGTAACAACATTAATATCACCCCTGGCTTTATGGTGATTACCAATCCCAATCACGACGACAACAACGATACCGTTTGGATCGGCACCGTCCGAACTACCTTCAAATTCTAG
- the hemC gene encoding hydroxymethylbilane synthase: MTSTVVNPSHTVRLGSRKSQLALVQTEWVQAELQKHYPNSTFEIHKMSTQGDKILDVPLAKIGDKGLFTKELEVGMLNKETDLAVHSLKDLPTNLPEGLVLGCITERENPADALVLHQNYKDKQLDTLPPGAVVGTSSLRRLAQLRHHFPHLEFKDIRGNLNTRLAKLDAGEYDALILAVAGLHRLGMGDRIDQVIPPEISLHAVGQGALGIECRDGDTEILEIIKVLEHEPTKYRCLAERAFLRTLEGGCQVPIGVNTVIEGDQLTLTGMVASLDGKRLVKDTVVGAATEAEQLGIELAEELKNQGAQDILNEIFAQIQRS, translated from the coding sequence ATGACTTCTACCGTGGTAAACCCCTCTCATACCGTGCGTCTTGGTTCCCGAAAAAGCCAACTGGCTTTGGTGCAAACTGAGTGGGTGCAAGCAGAACTACAAAAACATTACCCCAACAGCACATTTGAAATCCACAAGATGAGTACCCAAGGGGACAAGATTTTAGATGTGCCTTTGGCCAAAATTGGGGATAAGGGTCTGTTCACCAAAGAATTGGAAGTGGGGATGCTGAACAAGGAGACGGACTTAGCGGTTCATTCCTTGAAAGACCTGCCCACCAATTTGCCCGAAGGATTGGTGCTCGGCTGTATTACGGAAAGAGAAAATCCAGCGGATGCCTTGGTTCTGCACCAAAACTATAAAGATAAGCAACTGGATACTTTGCCCCCTGGGGCGGTGGTGGGTACTTCATCTCTGCGTCGTTTGGCCCAGTTACGTCACCATTTTCCCCATCTAGAGTTTAAGGATATTCGGGGAAATCTGAATACTCGCTTGGCTAAGCTAGATGCGGGTGAGTATGATGCCTTGATTTTGGCGGTGGCGGGTTTACACCGTTTGGGAATGGGCGATCGCATCGATCAAGTGATTCCCCCAGAAATCAGTCTGCACGCAGTAGGTCAAGGAGCTTTGGGAATTGAATGTCGCGATGGGGATACGGAAATTCTCGAAATTATTAAAGTGTTGGAACATGAACCTACCAAGTATCGCTGTTTGGCGGAACGCGCTTTTCTGCGGACTCTGGAAGGGGGATGTCAAGTTCCCATTGGCGTGAATACGGTCATTGAAGGCGATCAACTAACTTTAACTGGGATGGTTGCCAGTTTAGATGGCAAACGTTTAGTTAAAGATACAGTGGTTGGGGCGGCGACTGAAGCGGAACAACTGGGAATTGAATTGGCTGAAGAGTTAAAAAATCAAGGCGCCCAA
- a CDS encoding HAD family hydrolase translates to MTYKALPTILALDFDGVLCDGMLEYFQSTWRTYCHIWQPDEVNPPEDLAASFARLRPVIETGWEMPVLIRSRLQGVSESEILEDWHSVAQEIVQQENLNQTKLAKTLDQIRDKWIAEDLSGWLSLHRFYPGVVDTLKWAIASPVETVIITTKEGRFVKQLLQQQGVDLGATAIFGKECQRPKHQILRELIRQASNEPLVWFVEDRVNTLRSVQQQLDLTGVKLYLADWGYNTDRDRILGRETPGIELLTLSQFASGLANWP, encoded by the coding sequence ATGACCTATAAAGCCTTGCCAACGATTCTCGCCCTTGATTTTGATGGCGTCCTTTGTGACGGAATGTTGGAATATTTCCAGTCCACTTGGCGGACTTATTGTCACATATGGCAACCGGATGAAGTGAATCCGCCTGAAGATTTGGCAGCGAGTTTTGCCCGGTTGCGACCTGTAATTGAAACGGGTTGGGAAATGCCTGTGTTGATCCGATCGCGTCTTCAGGGAGTTTCTGAGTCTGAGATTCTCGAAGATTGGCATTCCGTTGCCCAAGAAATTGTGCAACAAGAGAATTTAAATCAAACAAAACTGGCGAAAACATTAGACCAAATAAGAGATAAATGGATCGCAGAAGATTTATCCGGTTGGTTGAGTTTGCATCGGTTTTATCCGGGAGTTGTCGATACTTTGAAATGGGCGATCGCCTCGCCTGTTGAAACGGTGATTATTACCACCAAAGAGGGGAGGTTTGTTAAACAACTCTTACAGCAACAAGGGGTTGATTTAGGGGCAACGGCAATTTTTGGGAAAGAATGTCAGCGACCAAAGCATCAAATTCTCCGGGAATTAATTCGTCAAGCCTCTAATGAACCTCTAGTCTGGTTTGTGGAAGATCGGGTGAATACTTTGCGATCGGTGCAACAACAACTTGATTTAACCGGAGTAAAACTTTATTTAGCGGACTGGGGATATAACACCGATCGCGATCGCATTTTAGGCCGAGAAACTCCGGGCATTGAACTGCTGACCTTATCTCAATTTGCCTCCGGTTTAGCCAATTGGCCGTAA
- a CDS encoding ABC transporter permease — MPSIARKNLFEDLPRFLVAQAGIMFAVSLITIQTGILQGVIRSISLLIDYSKADIWVGSQNTASLELTLQIPYKRFIQAQEVEGVELAEPVIFNGGSWRSFSGQINHVRVIGFNPDSQLFVPGEISRGNLSSLKEPYTFFIDEKNKDSLNVEWIGDRVEMGIFQAKLVGLTRNTQSTISSPFVFTSLENASAIVTSPMTEEPSKLLAPNPESLETDDLITYVLIRAKPGQDLEALKQRLEKALPYSRAFTKAEFSEMTRTYWQKRTGIGFVLGLGACVGVVVGIVVVGQILYSSVSDHLKEFGTLKAMGASNYLIYSVIIEQSLWMAVLGYIPGMALCFGVKAWAFAAQGLVILITPTTAASVFGITVLMCVGSALFAIQKVNRVDPAIVFKA; from the coding sequence ATGCCCTCAATTGCCCGGAAAAACCTGTTTGAAGACCTGCCGCGCTTCCTCGTTGCTCAAGCGGGCATCATGTTTGCTGTTAGCTTAATTACCATTCAAACCGGAATCTTGCAAGGAGTGATTCGCTCGATCTCCCTCTTGATTGACTATTCAAAAGCCGATATCTGGGTCGGTTCCCAAAACACTGCCTCTTTAGAATTGACCTTGCAAATTCCATACAAACGCTTTATCCAAGCCCAAGAAGTTGAAGGAGTCGAGTTAGCAGAACCCGTAATTTTCAACGGGGGAAGTTGGCGATCTTTTTCCGGGCAAATCAATCATGTCCGAGTGATTGGCTTTAATCCTGATAGCCAACTCTTTGTACCTGGTGAAATTAGCAGAGGAAATCTGAGTTCCCTCAAAGAACCTTATACCTTCTTTATTGATGAAAAAAACAAGGATTCCCTGAATGTTGAATGGATTGGCGATCGGGTAGAAATGGGAATTTTTCAAGCCAAACTGGTGGGCTTGACCAGAAACACCCAATCAACCATCTCCAGTCCCTTTGTGTTCACCTCCTTAGAGAATGCCTCAGCGATCGTCACTTCGCCAATGACCGAAGAACCATCCAAATTATTGGCACCGAATCCAGAATCCTTAGAAACCGACGATCTGATTACTTATGTCTTAATTCGAGCCAAACCCGGTCAAGACTTGGAAGCACTCAAGCAAAGACTAGAAAAAGCTTTACCATACAGTCGAGCATTTACCAAAGCAGAATTTTCCGAAATGACTCGCACCTACTGGCAAAAGCGCACCGGCATCGGCTTTGTCTTGGGACTGGGGGCCTGCGTTGGTGTAGTGGTGGGCATCGTGGTGGTGGGACAAATCCTTTATTCTTCCGTATCTGACCACCTCAAAGAATTTGGCACTCTCAAAGCAATGGGTGCGTCTAACTACTTGATCTATAGCGTCATTATTGAACAATCCCTGTGGATGGCGGTGCTGGGTTATATTCCCGGTATGGCCCTTTGTTTTGGGGTCAAAGCTTGGGCATTCGCCGCCCAAGGACTGGTGATTTTAATTACCCCGACCACCGCTGCAAGTGTTTTTGGCATCACCGTGTTGATGTGCGTTGGTTCCGCTTTGTTTGCCATTCAAAAAGTCAATCGTGTGGATCCGGCAATTGTGTTTAAAGCTTAA
- the pstS gene encoding phosphate ABC transporter substrate-binding protein PstS, producing the protein MLFQSRPLRQALLVPLMALSLTVSACQQGENTNTSTTPPEANTQNTTQTNNQTTLSLSGAGATFPAPLYQRWFKDYNTANPNIEVSYQSVGSGAGVKQFMAGTVDFGASDGAMKPEEIAQVSKGVVLLPMTAGSIVFAYNLPGLDGLKLSRQTYVDILLGKITQWNDPAIAADNPGLSLPDQAIQVVYRSDGSGTTEVFTKHLSAISEEWKAGPGEAKTVEWPVGVGAKGNEGVTAQIKQTQGAIGYVEFSYAKLQNLQMATLENKAGNFVVPSFESASKTLEAVTLPENLVAFISDPDGSDSYPIVTYTWLLAYQEYDNPEKAKALREVLKWSLTEGQKVSKDLGYIPLPANVVSKVQASVDTIKP; encoded by the coding sequence ATGTTATTTCAATCTCGTCCCCTCCGTCAGGCTCTACTGGTTCCCTTGATGGCACTATCTCTAACCGTTTCTGCTTGTCAGCAAGGTGAAAATACCAACACTTCCACCACGCCCCCTGAAGCAAACACGCAAAACACTACTCAGACTAATAATCAGACAACCCTTTCTCTCAGTGGAGCAGGTGCAACTTTTCCCGCTCCCCTATATCAACGCTGGTTTAAGGACTACAATACAGCCAATCCTAATATCGAAGTCAGTTATCAATCCGTGGGCAGTGGTGCTGGAGTAAAGCAGTTTATGGCAGGAACTGTGGATTTCGGTGCCAGTGATGGTGCCATGAAGCCTGAAGAAATTGCCCAGGTGAGCAAAGGAGTGGTATTGCTGCCCATGACTGCTGGCAGTATTGTTTTTGCTTACAATTTACCCGGTTTAGATGGTCTCAAACTTTCTCGGCAAACTTATGTTGATATTTTGTTAGGGAAAATTACTCAGTGGAATGACCCAGCAATTGCGGCGGATAATCCCGGTCTTTCTTTGCCGGATCAGGCAATTCAAGTGGTTTACCGATCAGATGGTAGTGGCACCACAGAGGTTTTTACTAAGCATTTGAGCGCGATTAGCGAGGAATGGAAAGCCGGTCCCGGAGAAGCCAAAACTGTAGAATGGCCCGTTGGAGTTGGCGCGAAAGGTAATGAAGGCGTCACTGCTCAAATCAAGCAAACCCAAGGGGCGATCGGCTATGTTGAATTTAGCTACGCTAAATTACAAAATTTACAAATGGCCACTCTAGAAAATAAGGCCGGTAATTTTGTCGTTCCTAGCTTTGAGTCAGCATCGAAAACTTTAGAAGCGGTGACTTTACCAGAAAATTTAGTTGCTTTTATTTCCGATCCCGATGGCTCTGATTCATATCCGATTGTTACTTATACTTGGCTATTAGCTTACCAAGAATATGACAATCCTGAGAAAGCTAAAGCTTTGAGAGAAGTGTTGAAATGGTCACTCACTGAAGGTCAAAAGGTTAGTAAAGACCTGGGCTATATTCCCCTTCCAGCAAATGTTGTATCTAAAGTGCAAGCATCTGTAGATACTATCAAACCATAG
- the nadC gene encoding carboxylating nicotinate-nucleotide diphosphorylase: MAVLAPWVVLDPILQDWLREDIGRGDRTSGVFQKGKALSQEAQWLAKAPGVIGGLPIASRIFYLLDPNIQWEALIEEGECCQPGQVIARLSGSSDNLLLGERVALNVTMRLSGIATLTRQYVNKIADLPVQLVDTRKTTPGLRLLEKYATQVGGARNHRLGLDDAVMIKDNHIAAAGGIGEAIANIRDQIPYPLTIEVETETLDQVEEALKHGADIIMLDNMSPDMMRQAVKKIRDRNPRIKIEASGNITLENIRTVAETGVDYISTSAPITRSSWLDLSMKFKG, translated from the coding sequence ATGGCTGTATTGGCTCCTTGGGTCGTGTTGGATCCTATATTGCAAGATTGGTTACGAGAGGATATTGGTAGAGGCGATCGCACCTCTGGGGTCTTCCAGAAAGGCAAAGCACTTAGTCAAGAAGCTCAATGGCTGGCCAAAGCACCGGGAGTTATTGGCGGATTGCCGATCGCCAGTCGGATATTTTATTTATTGGATCCAAATATTCAGTGGGAAGCATTGATCGAAGAAGGGGAATGCTGCCAACCAGGACAAGTGATTGCGCGTCTTTCTGGATCCTCGGATAATCTGCTTTTAGGGGAGAGAGTTGCCCTAAACGTAACGATGCGATTAAGTGGGATTGCCACTCTGACCAGGCAATATGTGAACAAAATTGCCGATCTACCAGTGCAACTGGTTGATACCCGCAAAACAACTCCCGGACTGAGACTGTTAGAAAAGTATGCGACGCAAGTAGGAGGCGCTAGAAACCATCGCCTGGGACTCGATGATGCAGTGATGATTAAAGATAATCATATTGCGGCGGCTGGGGGAATTGGGGAGGCGATCGCCAATATCCGAGATCAAATCCCTTATCCGTTGACCATAGAAGTAGAAACAGAAACTCTGGATCAAGTAGAAGAAGCCTTAAAACATGGAGCGGATATTATCATGCTGGATAATATGTCACCAGATATGATGCGCCAAGCAGTAAAAAAGATTCGCGATCGCAACCCACGAATCAAGATAGAAGCCTCTGGTAACATAACTTTAGAAAATATCCGCACCGTTGCCGAAACTGGGGTAGACTACATCTCTACCAGCGCACCAATTACCCGTTCATCGTGGCTGGACTTGAGCATGAAGTTCAAAGGATAA
- the phoU gene encoding phosphate signaling complex protein PhoU, with protein sequence MSISNTQLKRQLKRLEQDTLRMGALVEQSFRLSNQALFQRDLAAVEAIPYLDKQIDQFYRQIESDCVLLITLQAPASQDSRLIGAFMQLIRDLERIGDYAKDISEIAAQLFPYQNHAILIKILPQIELMFNQAQAMLATSLTALSELDAEVGKRVKELDSTVDDLYEQIYQDLARQRDIQGSVEPFLLIVLAIRHLERMADHATNIGQRVAYIVIGHRP encoded by the coding sequence ATGTCAATTAGCAATACTCAGTTAAAACGTCAACTTAAACGATTAGAGCAAGATACCTTACGCATGGGTGCGTTGGTGGAACAGTCTTTTCGTCTGAGTAATCAAGCCTTATTTCAGAGAGACCTCGCAGCGGTTGAAGCTATTCCTTATCTAGATAAACAAATCGATCAATTTTATCGTCAAATCGAGTCTGACTGTGTATTACTGATTACCTTACAAGCCCCTGCATCCCAGGATTCTCGTTTAATTGGTGCCTTTATGCAGCTAATCAGAGACTTGGAAAGAATTGGCGATTATGCCAAAGATATTTCTGAAATTGCCGCTCAACTTTTTCCCTATCAAAATCATGCAATTTTAATCAAAATTTTGCCTCAGATAGAGTTAATGTTTAATCAGGCTCAAGCTATGCTTGCTACTAGCTTAACAGCCCTATCCGAATTAGATGCAGAAGTGGGTAAAAGAGTTAAAGAATTAGATTCTACCGTCGATGATTTATACGAGCAAATTTATCAAGATTTAGCCCGACAAAGAGATATTCAAGGTTCCGTTGAACCCTTTCTATTAATTGTGTTAGCGATTCGTCATCTCGAACGCATGGCTGACCATGCCACAAATATTGGGCAAAGAGTCGCTTATATTGTCATTGGTCATCGTCCTTAG
- a CDS encoding ABC transporter ATP-binding protein, protein MATAKTVALKARGVKMVYESGLGYYEALKGVDLDVHHGDIELLMGPSGSGKTTLLSILAGLLTPSVGQVTILGQDITRMSRAKLSKFRRDNIGFIFQGFNLFPALTAAENVEMALKVKGIRGRPARSQAENLLEQVGLADKAKLRPRDLSGGQKQRVAIARALAGHPQIIMADEPTAALDSHSGHAVIELLRKLAKEEGCTVLMVTHDPRILDVADRILYLEDGILTPQSPR, encoded by the coding sequence ATGGCAACTGCGAAAACAGTTGCCCTGAAAGCCCGGGGTGTCAAAATGGTGTACGAATCTGGTTTAGGCTACTATGAAGCCCTTAAGGGAGTAGACCTGGATGTGCATCATGGTGATATTGAGCTATTAATGGGTCCTTCTGGTTCAGGGAAAACCACCCTACTCTCAATTTTGGCAGGCTTGTTGACTCCCTCAGTGGGACAAGTCACTATCCTCGGACAAGATATTACCCGAATGTCTCGGGCGAAACTTTCTAAGTTTCGCCGGGACAACATTGGTTTTATTTTTCAGGGGTTTAACTTATTTCCCGCCCTTACTGCGGCTGAGAATGTGGAAATGGCATTAAAGGTGAAAGGAATTCGTGGGCGCCCAGCCCGATCGCAAGCGGAAAACTTACTGGAACAAGTCGGGTTAGCGGATAAAGCCAAACTCCGCCCCAGGGATCTCTCTGGGGGACAAAAACAACGGGTGGCGATCGCCCGTGCTCTAGCGGGACATCCTCAAATAATTATGGCCGATGAACCCACCGCTGCCCTCGACTCCCACAGTGGTCATGCCGTCATTGAACTTTTGCGTAAACTCGCCAAAGAAGAAGGTTGCACAGTGCTGATGGTGACTCACGACCCTCGGATCCTTGATGTGGCCGATCGCATTCTCTATCTGGAAGATGGCATCTTAACCCCCCAAAGTCCTCGATAG